The Prunus persica cultivar Lovell chromosome G7, Prunus_persica_NCBIv2, whole genome shotgun sequence genome has a segment encoding these proteins:
- the LOC18771120 gene encoding nudix hydrolase 20, chloroplastic, translating into MRIEPARMACSGGIPQLSHRLIDSLAFRFTAKAFRAFPKALTTSFPVRSTQQAFHKVLTCASDDDVFTWDDVVRISKPETLSDDPSDLRGYWEKIKICNRRLESQSEFLSFVIEDQIVGYIHKGFAENLRSFKDVFTFPPENSNSNGSSITLHSSLSTDEDRTGAVGDVIKSLGEEHIPGIRNELYPVTSSFGASIFFSLERAAAPYFGIKAYGVQMNGYVEKDGKKFLWIGKRSQQKTTYPGMLDQLVAGGLPHGVACGDNVVKECEEEAGIPSSISSVAIPVGAVSYMDIDGYRFKRDVLFCYDLKLPESFTPKNQDGEVESFKLIPVMDVANIIQRTQFFKPNCSLVIIDFLFRHGYIRPECFGYLDLLQSLRSGDCS; encoded by the exons ATGAGAATCGAACCCGCTCGCATGGCCTGCAGCGGTGGCATTCCTCAGCTCTCTCACAGACTCATCGACTCTCTGGCCTTCCGCTTTACTGCCAAAGCTTTTCGCGCTTTCCCCAAGGCGCTTACGACGTCGTTCCCAGTTCGTTCCACCCAGCAAGCTTTTCACAAAGTTCTCACTTGTGCCTCCGACGATGATGTCTTCACTTGGGACGACGTCGTTAGGATATCCAAACCGGAAACCCTTTCCGACGACCCTTCAGATCTCAGGGGCTACTGGGAAAAGATCAAAATCTGCAATCGCAGACTG GAATCGCAATCTGAGTTCCTTTCCTTTGTAATTGAGGACCAAATCGTTGGTTACATTCACAAAGG TTTTGCCGAGAATTTACGTAGTTTCAAGGACGTGTTTACTTTCCCACCAGAAAATTCAAACTCTAATGGCAGTTCAATAACCTTGCATTCATCGCTGAGCACAGACGAGGACAGGACGGGAGCGGTGGGAGATGTAATCAAAAGCTTAGGGGAAGAACATATTCCAGGTATAAGGAATGAG CTATACCCTGTGACATCATCCTTTGGGGCATccatatttttctctctagAACGTGCAGCTGCTCCTTATTTTGGAATAAAG GCTTATGGAGTGCAAATGAATGGCTATGTTGAAAAGGATGGGAAGAAGTTTCTATGGATAGGGAAGAGAAGTCAACAGAAAACCACTTATCCAGGGATGCTTGATCAACTAGTTGCTGGGGGACTG CCTCATGGGGTTGCATGTGGGGACAATGTTGTAAAGGAATGTGAAGAGGAAGCCGGAATACCCAGTTCCATTTCTAGTGT AGCTATACCAGTTGGTGCTGTTTCATATATGGACATTGATGGGTATAGATTCAAAAGGGACGTTTTGTTTTGCTATGATTTAAAACTTCCTGAGAGTTTCACGCCTAAGAATCAAG ATGGAGAGGTGGAGAGCTTCAAGTTGATCCCTGTGATGGATGTTGCAAACATCATACAAAGGACACAATTTTTCAAGCCAAATTGCTCTCTTGTCATCATTGATTTCCTGTTTCGACACGg GTACATTAGGCCGGAATGCTTTGGATACCTGGATCTACTACAAAGTTTGAGGAGTGGTGATTGTTCGtaa